A window from Pseudomonadota bacterium encodes these proteins:
- a CDS encoding SDR family NAD(P)-dependent oxidoreductase, translated as MMRALVTGGSSPIGTAVAEELAGSDVHVIVHANHNTAAANETVERIVQGGGSAEALTLDLLDPSSANVLSAMADDAAIQIFVHCVGRSRDMPFAAMSHEDWHEIVDLNLNTLFTALRPIILPMMRQRWGRIIAVSSLTAVIGNRGQTNYAAAKGGMLALVKSLTREYGARGLTANVVAPGLIETADTEALSNFDELIKHCPAKRAGKPAEVAALVGFLASEQASYISGQLIAIDGGTS; from the coding sequence ATGATGCGGGCCTTGGTAACAGGTGGATCAAGCCCCATCGGCACCGCCGTAGCCGAAGAACTAGCCGGTTCCGACGTTCATGTCATCGTCCATGCCAATCACAACACGGCCGCTGCGAACGAGACCGTCGAACGCATCGTTCAGGGCGGCGGCAGCGCGGAGGCGCTGACACTCGATCTTCTCGACCCGAGTTCGGCCAACGTGCTGTCCGCCATGGCAGACGACGCGGCGATCCAGATCTTCGTCCACTGCGTGGGTCGGTCTCGTGACATGCCGTTTGCCGCCATGTCGCATGAGGACTGGCATGAGATTGTCGATTTGAACCTGAACACCTTGTTCACGGCACTCAGGCCAATCATCCTTCCTATGATGCGCCAACGCTGGGGCCGCATCATCGCCGTGTCGTCGCTTACCGCGGTGATCGGCAACCGCGGCCAGACCAATTACGCCGCCGCCAAGGGCGGCATGCTGGCGCTCGTCAAATCCTTGACCCGCGAATATGGCGCGCGTGGCCTGACAGCCAATGTCGTGGCGCCCGGACTGATCGAAACCGCCGATACCGAAGCGCTCAGCAACTTCGATGAGTTGATCAAGCACTGCCCGGCCAAGCGTGCCGGCAAACCCGCCGAAGTCGCGGCATTGGTCGGCTTTCTGGCCTCCGAGCAGGCCAGCTACATTTCAGGGCAGCTGATCGCCATTGATGGCGGCACATCGTGA
- a CDS encoding beta-ketoacyl synthase chain length factor, which translates to MTAIRVYLDGVSFWTPGIESWEALCRALDAAGNTLPDTGEVMPDSLSPRAARRVSPQIRLAVAMAEKLAPSLSHEAAWVFASSVGEGETLQVMLEALRRPDMMIQPIRFQNAVHNAASGQWSIAAGIKQPMTSIAAHDETVGAGFLKAGMQIIREDRPVGLVFFDVPMPEPINAKRPLGVPLGTAFALSPVPGPTTMAVIDMNLSSAPATAPQSEVSLALAATGNPIADVLPLIERIVDETAGEVIVRLHGGGALRLRVSAP; encoded by the coding sequence ATGACGGCGATCCGGGTCTATTTGGACGGTGTGTCGTTCTGGACGCCCGGCATTGAGAGCTGGGAAGCGTTGTGCCGCGCACTGGACGCTGCCGGCAACACGTTGCCCGATACCGGAGAGGTTATGCCGGACAGTCTATCGCCGCGGGCCGCGCGGCGCGTCAGTCCCCAAATTCGTCTGGCCGTCGCGATGGCTGAAAAGCTCGCACCATCATTGAGTCACGAGGCTGCCTGGGTCTTTGCGTCCTCGGTCGGCGAAGGCGAGACATTGCAGGTCATGCTCGAGGCGTTGCGCAGGCCCGACATGATGATCCAGCCGATCCGGTTCCAGAACGCCGTTCATAATGCCGCCTCCGGTCAGTGGAGCATCGCCGCGGGCATTAAGCAGCCGATGACCAGCATCGCCGCCCACGACGAAACCGTGGGCGCGGGCTTCCTTAAGGCGGGCATGCAGATCATCAGAGAAGACCGCCCTGTTGGTCTGGTGTTCTTTGATGTACCGATGCCCGAACCGATAAACGCGAAGCGACCTCTTGGCGTACCGCTGGGCACCGCTTTCGCGCTGTCGCCGGTTCCCGGCCCGACAACGATGGCGGTTATCGACATGAACCTCTCCAGTGCGCCGGCGACCGCACCGCAAAGCGAAGTTTCTTTGGCGCTGGCCGCCACCGGCAATCCAATTGCCGACGTTCTGCCCTTGATTGAGCGGATCGTCGACGAGACGGCGGGGGAGGTCATTGTCCGACTCCATGGTGGCGGCGCACTTCGCCTTCGTGTGTCTGCACCATGA
- a CDS encoding DUF4823 domain-containing protein has protein sequence MITLLRSAVFLVGIFVVVGCTGSQTTTSLVDNQTGVISEQSSFVVAVEADGAYIDKPHPESGRMARDAMVAALSPYAGDVTEIRSYIPQDTATMDAVEQGADYLVYLKLHHWEERATEWSGLPDRVRVEVRLIDGQSGEVVEARMIEAESKFATLGGDHPEDLLVVPFDTFSRDLFGLSPAADS, from the coding sequence TTGAGATCGGCCGTCTTCTTGGTCGGCATCTTCGTTGTTGTCGGCTGTACGGGAAGTCAGACGACCACGTCCCTTGTCGACAACCAAACAGGCGTCATCAGCGAGCAATCAAGCTTTGTCGTCGCGGTCGAGGCCGACGGCGCCTACATCGACAAACCGCATCCTGAGAGCGGTCGGATGGCGCGCGATGCCATGGTCGCCGCGTTATCGCCTTACGCAGGCGACGTCACCGAGATACGGAGCTACATTCCACAAGATACCGCTACCATGGACGCGGTCGAACAGGGCGCGGACTATCTTGTGTACCTTAAGCTGCACCATTGGGAAGAACGGGCGACGGAATGGTCAGGTCTGCCCGACCGTGTCAGAGTCGAGGTTCGGCTTATTGACGGACAAAGTGGCGAGGTCGTCGAAGCGAGGATGATCGAGGCGGAGAGCAAATTTGCGACGCTCGGCGGCGACCATCCAGAGGACCTGCTCGTCGTGCCCTTCGACACGTTCTCGCGAGACTTGTTTGGCCTGTCACCGGCGGCCGACAGTTAG
- a CDS encoding tryptophan 7-halogenase: MTPATDEADVTATPVDNCDVFVVGGGPAGAAVAILLAEGGLDVVMAERERHPRFHVGESLLPHSLPILERFGVIDQVREIGQLKPGAEFVSQDGATNPVFWFDNALTDGPDHAYQVRRADFDKILFDRARDLGVRCYEGTTATVKVCDDTAVTIATETDDGGKARYDAGLLVDASGRSTITARMWNDRHVDRRHNVAAIFGHFSGVPRLGGRRAGNIRIHLTNPGWMWQIPLTDGVTSVGMVTSGERIAGRKGSIESFFHQHVAGNPEVARLLSDAEPIGQMRTTGNFSYSASRVVGPGFVRVGDAYGFIDPIFSTGVHLAFLAAEEAAHAILTARREPKRRNQLFAAYERSVQRRARYISWFIYSFDDPAFRELLLNPRNVLGVERAIISLLAGDFRQDLRLTSRIQLFKAIRWLMQRKERGSLRRVPAWPTTSNRT, encoded by the coding sequence GTGACCCCCGCCACAGATGAAGCGGACGTGACGGCGACACCGGTCGACAATTGTGATGTCTTCGTTGTCGGCGGAGGTCCGGCTGGCGCCGCGGTTGCCATCTTGCTTGCCGAAGGCGGCCTTGACGTGGTCATGGCCGAGAGGGAGCGGCATCCGCGGTTCCATGTCGGTGAGTCGCTGTTGCCACACTCTCTGCCCATCCTCGAGAGATTCGGCGTCATCGACCAGGTTCGCGAGATCGGCCAGCTCAAACCCGGCGCCGAATTCGTCAGCCAGGACGGCGCGACCAATCCGGTTTTCTGGTTCGATAACGCGCTGACGGACGGCCCCGATCACGCCTATCAGGTGCGCCGAGCCGACTTCGACAAAATCCTGTTTGACCGCGCCCGCGACCTCGGCGTTCGCTGCTATGAGGGAACCACCGCGACCGTGAAAGTCTGCGACGACACCGCCGTCACGATCGCGACCGAAACGGATGATGGCGGCAAAGCGCGATACGATGCCGGGCTTCTGGTCGATGCATCAGGGCGCTCTACCATCACGGCCAGGATGTGGAACGACCGCCACGTCGACCGCCGTCACAATGTCGCGGCGATATTCGGTCACTTTTCAGGCGTCCCGCGCCTTGGCGGTCGTCGCGCCGGCAACATACGGATCCACCTGACCAACCCCGGCTGGATGTGGCAGATCCCGCTGACCGATGGCGTCACATCGGTCGGCATGGTGACGTCTGGTGAGAGGATTGCCGGACGAAAGGGATCCATCGAGTCGTTCTTTCACCAGCATGTTGCCGGCAACCCAGAGGTCGCGCGCTTGTTGTCGGACGCCGAGCCAATCGGTCAGATGCGCACAACTGGCAACTTCTCCTACAGCGCCTCACGTGTCGTCGGGCCGGGCTTTGTCCGCGTCGGCGATGCCTATGGGTTCATTGACCCCATCTTTTCGACCGGCGTCCATCTGGCCTTTCTGGCTGCTGAAGAAGCCGCCCATGCCATTCTGACGGCTCGCCGTGAACCGAAACGACGCAATCAACTGTTTGCCGCTTACGAACGGTCCGTGCAACGCAGAGCTCGTTACATATCTTGGTTTATCTACAGTTTTGACGACCCTGCATTTCGCGAGCTACTTTTGAATCCCCGCAACGTGCTGGGCGTTGAACGAGCCATCATCTCCCTGCTTGCGGGAGACTTTCGGCAGGACCTGCGCCTTACCTCTCGAATCCAACTCTTCAAGGCAATTCGATGGCTCATGCAACGAAAAGAACGTGGAAGTCTTAGGAGGGTACCGGCGTGGCCAACAACATCCAATCGGACGTAG
- a CDS encoding phosphotransferase: protein MNVQHALDMMPQKGTMRLLERIDDADATAITCRARDHRDPDYPLRLDGKLMGVTLVELGAQAAAAHASLHGVGGHHTGLLVTLQDVTVDRPDGDAAIGCFVAHAEQLFFDEGVARYRFAVRDERGDYVRGEAMLKMRAIKR, encoded by the coding sequence ATGAACGTCCAGCATGCCCTCGACATGATGCCCCAGAAAGGCACGATGCGCCTGCTTGAGCGGATTGATGACGCCGATGCGACGGCCATAACGTGTCGGGCACGCGACCACCGCGACCCCGACTACCCTCTGCGCCTTGACGGAAAGCTGATGGGGGTCACGCTTGTTGAACTCGGCGCTCAGGCTGCGGCAGCGCACGCCTCGTTGCACGGCGTCGGCGGACATCATACTGGTCTGCTTGTCACGCTCCAGGATGTGACGGTCGATCGCCCGGATGGCGATGCGGCTATCGGTTGTTTCGTCGCCCACGCCGAACAGCTCTTTTTCGACGAGGGTGTTGCACGCTATCGTTTCGCGGTCCGCGACGAACGCGGCGATTATGTGCGTGGAGAGGCCATGTTGAAGATGCGGGCGATCAAGAGATGA
- a CDS encoding lysophospholipid acyltransferase family protein has product MDAKQDDLLVADAIAAAGSEDRIGRLALVVSATRTRLFELYVFVVSLAIGAVVLVYLRWTREPRQVRTFLRIWSQAFIYGARYVMGVGYRIEGLENIPAQPVLFVGNHQSYWESIAMTAIIPHINVVTKRQAMAIPVFGWGLRYAPMTPIDRDAPGQNIRRMVRDGRTCMAEGRSMLIFPEGRRVTPGKHRKFSRGFETLYSACDAPVVPFVTDAGLHWPVGFTPKRPGVVTLRFLPPISAGLDPAIFARKTERLLNEEKDRLLEESQRRRTMRV; this is encoded by the coding sequence ATGGACGCGAAACAAGACGATCTGCTGGTCGCCGACGCGATTGCCGCCGCTGGATCAGAGGATCGGATCGGCCGCCTGGCCCTGGTTGTCAGTGCAACGCGAACCCGCCTTTTTGAGCTCTATGTCTTCGTCGTCAGTCTCGCCATTGGCGCTGTTGTCCTTGTCTATCTGCGGTGGACACGAGAGCCGCGACAGGTTCGAACGTTCCTGCGGATCTGGTCGCAGGCCTTTATCTACGGCGCTCGGTACGTCATGGGTGTCGGGTATCGCATCGAGGGCCTGGAGAACATTCCAGCGCAACCTGTGCTCTTCGTTGGCAACCATCAGTCTTACTGGGAGTCGATCGCCATGACCGCGATCATTCCCCACATCAACGTCGTCACCAAACGTCAGGCGATGGCGATACCGGTGTTCGGCTGGGGCTTGCGTTACGCTCCGATGACGCCGATCGACCGGGATGCACCCGGCCAGAACATCCGACGTATGGTGCGCGACGGCCGGACGTGCATGGCCGAAGGGCGCAGCATGCTGATTTTCCCGGAAGGCCGGCGCGTGACGCCGGGTAAACACCGAAAGTTCTCGCGCGGTTTCGAAACCCTGTATAGCGCGTGTGACGCCCCGGTTGTTCCCTTTGTCACCGATGCAGGACTCCACTGGCCGGTCGGCTTTACCCCGAAGCGTCCGGGCGTCGTGACACTTCGGTTCCTGCCGCCGATCTCAGCTGGATTGGACCCGGCCATCTTTGCGCGGAAGACAGAGCGGCTGTTGAACGAAGAAAAAGACAGGCTGCTGGAAGAGAGCCAGCGGCGCAGGACAATGCGCGTCTAA
- a CDS encoding glycosyltransferase family 2 protein: MVHTVAVIPAHNEAPTIRDIVVATRRLVDAVIVIDDGSGDGTSDALSDLDTHIIRHDRNEGKGRCLVEGLDAAFAKGADQVVTLDADGQHDPMDIPAFLARARAFPDAIVLGDRSDDFRNMPATRVLGNGLGSFFVGWACARKLRDAQCGMRLYPRQAWRAVDVPPRDVSGFLFETAVLLHAAEADIAFATLSIAARYDGYVHRPSHFRPVGDLLKIAGMVTRFLFSRRLQPRGLFVALGLTMDSRTQNQEKVETCQN, encoded by the coding sequence ATGGTGCACACGGTCGCGGTGATACCGGCCCATAACGAGGCCCCGACGATTCGCGACATCGTCGTCGCGACGCGTCGCCTGGTCGACGCCGTGATTGTGATCGATGATGGATCAGGCGACGGCACCTCCGACGCGCTGTCGGATCTCGACACGCACATCATTCGCCACGACCGGAACGAAGGCAAAGGCCGGTGTCTGGTGGAGGGTCTGGACGCTGCTTTCGCCAAGGGGGCGGATCAGGTCGTCACGCTCGACGCAGATGGCCAGCACGACCCCATGGACATTCCGGCGTTTCTGGCGCGCGCCAGAGCCTTTCCGGACGCGATTGTCCTCGGCGACCGGTCTGATGATTTCAGGAACATGCCGGCCACGCGCGTCCTGGGTAACGGCCTGGGAAGCTTCTTTGTCGGTTGGGCTTGCGCACGAAAGCTCCGGGACGCCCAGTGCGGCATGCGGCTTTATCCGCGCCAGGCGTGGCGCGCCGTCGACGTTCCGCCACGGGACGTCAGCGGTTTCCTCTTCGAAACCGCCGTGTTGCTGCATGCCGCGGAGGCGGATATCGCCTTTGCCACGCTCTCTATTGCAGCGCGATACGACGGCTATGTGCACAGGCCAAGTCACTTTCGTCCGGTCGGCGACCTCCTGAAGATCGCCGGGATGGTGACCCGGTTCCTTTTCAGCCGCCGCCTGCAGCCACGCGGACTTTTTGTAGCACTTGGACTAACGATGGATTCGCGTACGCAAAACCAGGAGAAAGTCGAGACATGTCAAAACTGA
- a CDS encoding MMPL family transporter produces the protein MKRVWTAVAALGILMVLAITTVDVRTDADAVFAPDTLDLNPLDTSVGRELIVALVSADQAERTDLARDIAAMLERDPKVAMVNAGPGSFSDAFLEWVWNRRFRLALPEPADLSVAGLSEHLAEARQSLTSAEGMMFGDRLLRDPTGSFARLLNRFADGVPELAQYDGVWQSRDGEAALLFVTLADRDFETGEIAALTQAVRERAAIADTAVYLLGPRVIAAEISAETSRESTRAALIAIGLLLAWLIWVLRSARALVLAILPMACGFLAGCLATQVLFGSVHVIALGFGGVLTGLALDYALHVLGHPGSSRSNAQRLVLLGAVTTAVGFLAMLGSGVPALMQTGVFVATGLPVAAVFSRTIPSDPDHVLHAPPFERLAWPMPFRPWIEIGFLIAGIAVIAGYSTNTSSTLFDPPDIVAETIDRFETMVDLPSGRHAVMMEASTLSELLARQTELAGVLISAVSDGALDRYAMTSAFLPATATLPTLADRLPDVVVFEERAAQALSANGMEPEFAAEQGVAYSDALHAPVITYAELEAFPETRPLAARLDTTATGLREIVRLYGLIDAEAVAGAVAESEIPGVHMLDLAGPIDDAMVALRHKVLLWLGIGSIVAFAVLLIGHREKRRAVVIARTTGAAVGLTALLMAGIGGPLGIFEIVALTLVFGIGIDYGLFLDRKSDSDQRVADFRSVGLCAVSTMIAFSIMAFSPVKLLHDIGLTVFLGVLVTLVLHSSKTHRFRERTT, from the coding sequence ATGAAACGGGTTTGGACCGCGGTCGCCGCGCTTGGAATCCTCATGGTCTTGGCCATCACCACCGTTGACGTCAGGACGGATGCCGATGCCGTCTTTGCGCCGGACACGTTGGACCTGAACCCTCTCGATACGTCCGTCGGCCGCGAGCTGATTGTGGCGCTGGTGTCCGCCGATCAGGCAGAACGAACCGACCTGGCGCGCGACATCGCTGCCATGCTCGAACGTGATCCCAAGGTCGCGATGGTGAATGCCGGCCCCGGCAGTTTTTCAGATGCCTTTCTGGAATGGGTCTGGAACCGTCGCTTTCGCCTTGCTCTGCCCGAACCCGCCGATCTATCCGTCGCTGGGCTCTCCGAACATCTTGCCGAGGCGCGGCAAAGCCTGACCAGCGCCGAGGGGATGATGTTCGGCGACCGGCTGCTGCGCGACCCGACAGGCAGCTTCGCACGCCTCCTCAACCGCTTCGCCGACGGCGTACCGGAACTCGCCCAATATGATGGCGTCTGGCAATCGCGCGATGGTGAAGCGGCTTTGTTGTTCGTCACACTCGCCGACCGTGACTTCGAAACCGGTGAGATCGCAGCCCTGACCCAGGCTGTTCGTGAACGCGCTGCCATTGCCGACACAGCGGTCTATCTGCTTGGCCCACGCGTCATCGCTGCGGAGATCAGTGCTGAAACGTCGCGTGAATCGACGCGCGCCGCCCTCATAGCCATCGGCCTGCTGCTGGCCTGGCTGATATGGGTCCTGCGCTCCGCGCGTGCGCTTGTCCTGGCCATTCTGCCGATGGCATGTGGTTTTCTGGCCGGCTGCCTGGCGACCCAGGTCTTGTTCGGCTCGGTTCATGTCATTGCGCTCGGTTTTGGCGGTGTGCTGACCGGGCTGGCACTCGACTACGCGCTGCACGTTCTGGGGCATCCCGGGTCATCCCGATCCAACGCGCAGCGACTGGTCTTGCTGGGCGCGGTGACAACGGCGGTCGGCTTCCTCGCCATGCTGGGATCCGGAGTACCGGCCTTGATGCAGACCGGTGTATTCGTGGCCACCGGCCTTCCCGTTGCAGCCGTCTTCAGCCGCACGATCCCGTCAGATCCGGATCATGTTCTCCATGCGCCGCCGTTTGAGCGGCTGGCGTGGCCGATGCCCTTCCGCCCCTGGATCGAGATCGGGTTTCTGATCGCCGGCATCGCGGTTATTGCCGGCTACTCGACCAACACGTCGTCGACGCTCTTTGACCCTCCTGACATCGTGGCCGAAACGATCGACCGATTTGAAACCATGGTTGACCTGCCCTCTGGCCGTCATGCCGTGATGATGGAAGCCTCGACCCTGAGCGAACTACTCGCGCGGCAGACTGAACTGGCGGGTGTCCTGATCTCCGCGGTCAGCGACGGTGCGCTCGATCGCTACGCCATGACCTCGGCGTTTCTACCTGCGACGGCAACATTGCCGACACTGGCTGATCGTTTGCCCGACGTTGTGGTCTTCGAGGAGCGTGCAGCGCAGGCACTAAGCGCCAACGGCATGGAGCCGGAATTCGCGGCAGAACAGGGCGTGGCTTACAGCGATGCGCTTCATGCGCCTGTCATCACTTACGCAGAATTAGAAGCCTTTCCCGAAACCCGCCCTCTAGCCGCGCGCCTTGACACGACGGCGACCGGCTTGCGCGAAATCGTGCGGCTGTATGGTTTGATTGATGCCGAAGCCGTGGCTGGCGCTGTTGCCGAGAGCGAGATCCCCGGGGTACATATGCTGGATCTGGCTGGCCCGATTGACGATGCCATGGTCGCACTGCGCCATAAGGTTTTGCTATGGCTGGGCATCGGTTCGATTGTCGCGTTCGCCGTCCTGCTGATCGGCCATCGAGAGAAACGGCGGGCCGTCGTGATCGCGCGCACGACCGGTGCCGCCGTCGGCCTGACGGCCCTGTTGATGGCGGGCATCGGCGGTCCGCTGGGCATTTTCGAGATCGTGGCGCTGACGCTCGTCTTCGGCATCGGGATCGACTACGGCCTCTTCCTTGACCGCAAATCGGACTCCGACCAGCGCGTCGCCGATTTCCGTTCGGTCGGCCTCTGCGCGGTGTCGACCATGATCGCGTTCTCGATCATGGCTTTCTCGCCGGTGAAGTTGCTTCACGATATCGGCTTGACGGTATTCTTGGGCGTCTTGGTCACGCTGGTGCTACATTCGTCAAAGACACACCGGTTCCGAGAACGGACTACATGA
- a CDS encoding beta-ketoacyl-ACP synthase, with protein sequence MTGASLRESAAPIKITGHSLVTCLGHGRAVHLDAMIEGRSGLAPSDVPDLPFGCFIGRVPDIEGLDFPKDVADFDNRANRLALAALNADGFKDRIEKAIAHWGVARLGVIIGTSTSGIEKLETVYRDREANAPLPESYVMRHHDNHQAVAAFLQEHFALTGPSYSISTACSSSAKALVDAVQLIEAGLCDAVLTGGVDSLCLTTLNGFEAMQLVSRQPCRPCDANRDGLSIGEGAALMLVERSTSPGVRLSGYGESSDGVSMSTPPEDGSGAHAAIEAALERARLTPDQVGFINLHGTATPTNDTAECRAVANVFGTSTPASSFKGAVGHTLGAAGAVEAVMCLIAQEAGLVPGNVGLEDLDPTIACDIVPQSRHGDLTNVITNAFGFGGSNCVLVLSA encoded by the coding sequence ATGACAGGAGCTTCTCTTCGGGAAAGCGCTGCACCGATCAAGATCACGGGCCACTCGCTGGTGACCTGCCTTGGTCACGGGCGCGCCGTCCACCTTGATGCGATGATCGAGGGACGCTCAGGTCTCGCGCCCAGTGACGTACCAGACCTGCCCTTCGGCTGCTTCATCGGCCGCGTGCCTGATATCGAAGGTCTGGACTTTCCAAAGGATGTCGCGGATTTCGACAACCGCGCCAATCGGCTGGCTTTGGCCGCGCTCAACGCGGATGGTTTCAAAGATCGGATCGAGAAGGCGATCGCGCATTGGGGTGTGGCCCGTTTGGGCGTCATCATCGGCACCTCAACGTCGGGCATTGAAAAGCTGGAAACGGTGTACCGCGACCGCGAGGCCAACGCGCCTCTGCCTGAAAGTTACGTGATGCGCCACCACGACAACCATCAGGCGGTCGCCGCGTTCCTACAAGAACACTTCGCCCTGACCGGACCGAGCTACTCGATCTCAACGGCCTGTTCCTCCTCTGCCAAGGCGTTGGTCGATGCCGTTCAACTGATCGAGGCCGGCCTGTGCGACGCGGTGCTGACCGGCGGCGTCGACAGCCTCTGCCTGACCACGCTGAACGGTTTCGAAGCCATGCAGTTGGTATCCCGCCAACCTTGTCGCCCGTGCGACGCCAACCGGGACGGCCTATCGATCGGTGAAGGTGCGGCCTTGATGCTTGTCGAGCGGTCGACATCACCGGGCGTGCGCCTGAGCGGGTACGGCGAGAGTTCCGACGGGGTCAGCATGTCGACACCGCCGGAGGATGGGTCAGGTGCCCATGCCGCGATCGAGGCGGCGCTTGAAAGGGCCCGACTGACACCGGATCAGGTCGGCTTTATCAATCTGCATGGCACGGCGACGCCAACAAACGACACAGCGGAGTGCCGGGCGGTTGCCAACGTGTTTGGCACCTCGACCCCTGCATCGTCGTTCAAGGGAGCGGTCGGCCATACCCTGGGCGCCGCCGGCGCGGTCGAGGCTGTCATGTGTCTCATCGCCCAGGAGGCCGGCCTTGTGCCGGGTAATGTCGGGCTGGAGGACCTTGATCCGACGATAGCGTGCGACATCGTGCCGCAGAGCCGCCATGGCGACCTCACGAACGTCATCACCAATGCTTTCGGATTTGGCGGCAGCAACTGCGTGCTTGTCCTGAGCGCATGA
- a CDS encoding class I SAM-dependent methyltransferase, whose amino-acid sequence MPVIHRKVEPTGHQTSANSFFLLATVHEYTRITPGFEMTTRRKPFVVGSYYASPAEKQQFLRKIFDRTASHYEGVARWGWFCSGEIYRLGALRRAGVRPDMRVIDVASGTGSVARAFMKILNSPDQIVCVEPSAGMIAESRKTVPATHHQSTAESLPVPDEAFDFLSMGFALRHVDDLEETFREFRRVLKDGGKVLIMDVTTPDSRIGRVLFKAYFKHLLPLFTLIISRDREAYRLMKYYWDTMDQMVDREEIVEILRESGFRTADHKVLLGCFSEYVAER is encoded by the coding sequence TTGCCGGTCATCCACCGAAAGGTGGAGCCGACAGGCCACCAAACCTCAGCAAACAGTTTCTTTTTGCTTGCAACAGTGCATGAATATACACGCATAACCCCTGGCTTTGAAATGACCACCAGAAGAAAGCCCTTTGTCGTCGGCAGCTACTACGCAAGTCCGGCGGAAAAGCAGCAGTTCCTGCGCAAGATCTTCGACAGGACGGCGTCCCACTATGAGGGGGTGGCGCGTTGGGGCTGGTTCTGCTCGGGCGAAATCTACCGGCTTGGCGCACTTCGACGCGCCGGCGTGAGACCGGATATGAGGGTGATTGACGTCGCCTCGGGAACCGGATCGGTGGCGCGCGCGTTCATGAAGATCCTGAACAGCCCAGATCAGATTGTCTGCGTCGAACCGTCGGCGGGCATGATTGCCGAATCGCGAAAGACCGTGCCAGCCACCCATCATCAGTCAACCGCAGAATCGCTGCCCGTCCCCGATGAGGCGTTCGACTTCCTGTCCATGGGTTTCGCACTGCGTCACGTCGATGACCTCGAAGAGACGTTCCGTGAGTTCCGCCGTGTTCTGAAAGACGGCGGCAAGGTTCTCATCATGGACGTCACGACACCGGACAGCAGGATCGGTCGGGTTTTGTTTAAGGCCTACTTCAAGCATTTGCTGCCGCTGTTCACGCTGATCATCAGTCGTGACCGCGAAGCCTACCGTCTTATGAAGTACTACTGGGACACGATGGATCAGATGGTCGATCGCGAGGAGATCGTCGAAATCCTGCGTGAGAGCGGTTTTCGGACGGCCGACCACAAGGTCCTGCTGGGTTGCTTCTCAGAATACGTGGCAGAGCGCTGA
- a CDS encoding phosphopantetheine-binding protein yields MANNIQSDVDGELRDEVAALIVESLVLVDVTWDQIKPAEPLFGDGLGLDSIDALELAYAIAEKYGFKLRSDDERNAEIFASLNSLTRHIQENRVR; encoded by the coding sequence GTGGCCAACAACATCCAATCGGACGTAGATGGTGAGCTTCGTGACGAGGTGGCCGCGCTGATCGTCGAATCTCTCGTACTGGTCGATGTCACGTGGGATCAGATCAAACCCGCCGAACCCCTGTTCGGCGACGGACTGGGACTCGATTCCATCGACGCACTGGAACTGGCCTATGCCATTGCCGAAAAGTACGGCTTCAAGTTGCGCTCTGACGATGAGCGAAATGCGGAAATCTTTGCGTCGCTTAACTCGCTGACGCGCCATATCCAGGAGAACCGCGTGCGGTGA